Part of the Thunnus maccoyii chromosome 17, fThuMac1.1, whole genome shotgun sequence genome, TGATCGAGCAATTGTAGCTCTACATTAGTGAatagcgagtgtgtgtgtgttttttttttttttttttttttatacttttgaaTCGGTGCATTTAATTAACTAGATAAAGAGAAGTAAAGATGcaaagctgaacaaataaaGAAGGAACAGAAAAaggtggagtgtgtgtgcacacaggcGTTGTCTGTTCCAGAGTGCTGGCTACCACATGACAGCTGTgataagtaatttttttttttttttttttttttgtacattatgTTCCATGTAAAGAAGCACATCCTGTGATTTATCAAAAGAGCAGAGATGGGCATTAAGGCGTTCTTCTTGAGAGTATGTACACTGTCAACAAAGACTTTATTACAGAAAAAGGGAAGTATTCTATGGCAGAcgttagagtgtgtgtgtgtgtgtgtgtgtgtgtgtgtggtggtggtgggggggttgggggggccTGGAGCCTTTCAGTCTTGCACCTAATGTCTCCACCTGGCAATATAACATGAAATCACATAACACTAAATAACATAAGGTTTGAAATCACATGCTCAAAATAGTTACTTAGCGCCATTACTCTGACAGTTTCATTGTTCACAATCCATCACAATCCACAtgttcctctcttcctcttaaGAACTTTACACATTagtcccctcctcctcttcctccccccccctcctcctcctcctcctcctcttactgCTGTGGGCCTCTGCTGCCTTCCTGCTGCCCTGTATGAACAGTCAGAATAAGAATAGGCATTTAGAGCTCAGGCTCTATCCTCGGCACCGCGCTAGCTGTCCCGTCGCTCATTCACGCTGCCTCTGCATTAAATTACATGTCCTCTTTAGACAGCCCAAGAAGTTAAGTAGCGTTCAAAAGCCCTCGTCCTCTTCGCCTGTAGGACTCTCCAGCGTTTTTGCTCGGCAGGGGCTGCGGGGGCAGGGGCACACCGTTTCAGCTTGTCAACAATCCCACGGTGCCCTTCTGAGTTTTCTCACTTTTAAGTGCACATTTCCATCTCTGCAGGGGGTTCGGCCTTTGAGTTGGCAACAcatctctcccccctcctcctcctccccctcctcctcctcctttcctctctcctccacttccCACTCTTCCTCAGTCTTGTACAGCAGCTTGTGCTACATTGATTCACTGGTGTCGATACAAGCAGCGTTTTTGAACTCTAATTTTAGCTGCCGCAAGAGACTGGTGTGGAGGAATACTGATGCCGGGTGTCAAGAGTCGTGACgcattttcatttcagaaatatGCTAACAGAGTTCTCCATTTTGACTGTATTGAGTCTGGGATAGTGACTGGTTCAAAGGATGCTGTGATTGTATGTTTTGAGCACCGGGGTTGTTTAAGGCGGGTGGGGGGGTAGGCGCCCACTGGAAACAccttctggaaaaaaaaagtactaGTTTTGTTTTGCACTATTAGTAAAAAATACACCAACCAGTTTACATTTGACAGGTGTTCACAATCTGCCAGCTATCTGTACCAGGGTGAGGAATTAAGCCAAGACAGTAATAAGCCtgttggggtgtgtgtgtgtgtgtgttttattgtgtatgtATAGGGGAGGGGATTGGGCTTGATGCCAGAAAACAGGGTGGGTACACTGTGTGACTGCACATGTTCACTCACCACCCTCCATTCCTGCAAGtctgtacatgttttttttttttttctctccctccccctgcTGAGAACTGAGATAGTAGAAACTTATCtgccaaatacattttgaaaatatagaTTACTCGATTGTGGCTCGGCTCATTCTAATTCATAGTTCATTGCCTTTGTGTTTCTCTGAAATGCAACGTTGATTATATGAGagccataaaaaaaagaacaatacacCAATAACTGCCATCCAAACTCAGCCCAGATTAAAATGTAGCCTTTGTTTTACGGTTTTCCCATGAATATgtacaacagaaaaacagatttgattATGTCGCTTGAAAAGAGGGAGTCAGTTATTGTACAGTGTACCAAATGAATAGTCTGACTCTGATGTAAAGGAGCATAAAATCCAtgacagaacaaacaacatttaagctttacttgttgttgttgttggggtaAATGATGGTACGACAGCTTTTCACCAGAGCTGAACATTGGTACTTCAGGGTTTTGTCGCTGACAGTTTATGAAgtggtgtttctgtgtgtgtttgcaggagGGACAGCAGTATGGTGAAAGAGGAGATCAAAGCGTTCCTGGGGAACAGAAGGATCTCTCAGGCAGTTGTGGCACAAGTCACTGGTTAGTAACTTGCTCTCTTTAATGACACTTTGTTGCACCCAGACTATCACTTTATCTATCACCCATGTTTATTATAAGGCTGGTAATactcttactgtcaacaaatccatgAAAAGagctaaaaccaacaatgcattAGTCTGTCTCTTAATAGTCTGAGACTCTCAGCCACAAGCCcgttggttcctactgaagatgtaaatgtttaaaaacgGGTCATAAATGGAGACTTTGGATACACTTTCACACAGTTAGTtgaatcaattcattgtttgttttggcctTTTCATGGAATTCCTtggaaatgaggaaaaatatAGACCTTCACCAGACTTATAATTTCAATGTTCAGCTCCTCAGTTTAAACTGAAACTACTTCAGCAATTCAAGGAATGTCAAAGAGGAGGCTTTTATACAAAGGATGTGTGCACAAATGCCAACacttaacaaacaaacaaacagctctcctcatattttctttgtgttactACTGGTTTGGACTCTCAGTAGGATCCAGTTGGAAGCTGAATTTTCCACTTTCACATGAATTTGTAACCTCTGTAACCCTGTAATAGCTGTTAGGTATACTAATTCTCAGGTAAATAAGAGCAACATCAGCCATAAAAGAAATATTGGGCACttatttattacaaatattATAGAGGCTTCTCCTTGACAACAGTCACAAAATGTCTGCAAAACTTGacaacaaatttaaattttattgcACATTGTATTTTGAATATGAATTAGCTCAAACTGTTTgataatgtttttgtaaatgtacaatAGGTGGTaatgtatttcatgtttttctgtcataaatGAATCGGTTGAAGTGGAAAtagacaaacttttttttactttcactcatcattatgaagtaaatgttgaTTGCACAATGTAACAGCTATAAATAAAGACACCGTTGTTGTTTAGATTGGTTCCcctttttctcctgttttcttcTAACGTTACGCCAACCCCTGCTGTAGTTACTTGTTTGCACAAAGCAATAATATTACTCAAAGCTTTTGCCTGTTCCcaaattcaatataaaattgtGACAATTTGAATGCATCTCTTCAGTGAACAtgcttctttctccttttttatttccaaagtgGTGTTGATCGTTTCTTTTCTGAGCTACGCTCTGAGGAAAAGGGAAAGCGATCCAGCACTTTGTGATGCTAGGGGTGGAAAGTTGTCTGTTTCCACTTAAATCGGTGACTATTTTACAATGCAAAGATTGTACATTTATAAAATCATATCAGTCAAACTCTGATTTGCAGTTTAACAAATGATTGGCAACCAGTAGAAACCAGTTGAAGGGCCCAGCAGTATCTCAGTGACTGCAGGTCGTGTAAGAGACAAGTTATCGGAGAAGAAATAAATTCAGAGCtaaggagagagaaaacacctTTCCCTCTTGTATACCCTTGTGTCTCTTGAATTCTTCTAAAGGTTGTCTACAAATTGCGCTGGGGCCtgatgcaagaaaaaaaaagaaaaaaaacacctctgtTGTAATTCGATGTCTGGCTGCTTTCCAGGCATCAGCCAGAGCAGGATCTCCCATTGGCTGCTGCAGCACGGCTCCGACCTGAGCGAGCAGAAGAAACGGGCCTTCTACCGCTGGTACACGCTGGAGAAAACCACTCCAGGTACATCTGAGCTTTTTCAATCTGCTCACTGCTGCTTAGTGCATGTGTATTGGTTaggttttttattattattattatagccCACTGAAGGactgtgtttaaaagaaaaaaaaaaaaaaaaaagaaaccaaaacttGGAAAGGCATCCCCTCATACCATGAAATGAAACCATCTATTCCCCGCATGTCGTCACTCTGAATACTTGTGCAAAGCTGCGGTTGACCAAGTAAAGAAAAGTTGATGAGTTTGGATGTAAAGATGGCACAAGAGCCCGCCTCAGTAATCGCAGCGGGGAGGCCGCTCCAAAGAAGGGAAGCACAGTAGGAAAACACTCTGCTGCCTGCAGTTTCCTGTTAGACTGTTAATGAGATAAGTAGGGGTAGTCAGCATCTTGTGGTAAATGTGGTGCAGTGAGATGTGATTGATATGATGCCTCAATTCCATTCTGTTGAATATCTTAAGATGTTAGCAGAAGCATCCAGCCTCGTGAAACGACTGTTGAGATAAGAGGATAGGACGCTCCTTTTagccaacaacaacaatgtcTTCAGTGTTATTGTGGTTTAAGAGGGTATGACTGAATGTTTACCACCCATTGTCCTGTGATTGTTGCTCTGGTTGGTTGTATAAACTTTTATAAGCAAACAGTCCAACAAATTAAGATCCTTCTGGGACATACACTACTGTGAAAATTCCTGCCAAATGCAAAAtagccaaaaaaacatttttaagtgttttgggGAAATTCCAAGTTTATGTCAAGGTGTGTCAGATGAAGTCGAAAGTCaagtttgaaataaaatgaagagGCAAAGTGCTTACTCAGTTTCACACATCTTCGCACGCACATCGCTAGTCGAGATTGAAGTTCAGGTTTAAATCAGTTCTTTCACCACAACGGCCAAACTggaaaatatatacacacacgcaacaTCAGCGGCATGTAAGCATCCATTCAAACTACACGGACTCTAACCTCTGTTGTGGCAGCACAGCTCCTGAGATAATAAACTGTAGTTTTCAAGTGAGAagtatacaaaaacaaaacagcattcTTTTTAGTTAGTGATTCAGTATTTCACTGTATTTcacttcctctgtgtgtctACAGTGACACCAGACAATTGATACTGAAACTGGTGGCCTTGATGAATCATTATGGATAGAGTTAATAAGTTCACAACATATAGACGGTGTGACATCGTGGGTCTCgtagtcacacacacaagtcGGTGTGGATTGTCACGTTCGATcatcaaatacacaacaaaaaaaacgcTCCCAGTAAAATATGCGAGGCCTGTCGTCTTACTTTTTATTGTTCCAGAACAATAAAGAACTTAAgagttgaaatatttttgcCTGCGAGTCACAAGTAAGTCAAGTCTAAGTCAGCGTTTTTAAActctttcattaaaaaaagcagAGTTCACATAAGTAGAAGGATTAAAAGTAGCCTTAAGTTTTGTCTTGGTAGGATTAGGTTGCCGTTGTCTCTGCAAAAGCTGAAAATCAGTTGTCTTgcacacgttttttttttttgttttgtttttttttcaaccttaAATCCAGACTGCACTGTAGATGgttaacagcaaaaacaacaggCCTCATGCTGGCTTCGGATCCCCGCTGTTCATATGCATATGCGCACGCCTGCTGTATCAACCTATAGCCAGGCAGCAGACATCCCACGCCTCGTCCTCTGCGGCATGTTCCTCGGTGGAGCCCTGCCAGCACCGTCAGCACTGGAAACTGCTCTATGCTATTTATGGCCAGACTGAGCCCGGCCCAGCTCAGCTCAGTTcagctcagccctgccctgcacacacacacacacgcctccatcactgctgcagagaaaactgATGCCCCATTCATGCCGTCCTGTTAACCTGGACTGTTGCAGGGTGACCCATTTAGGGCTCGTTCACAATGTCCGTGTCAGATTAGGTTTTGACACTGCAAATAAGCTTCTGACCCCGTAATATCTCTGAGCTCTGAACTGTTATGTGGCCAGTTTTAAGAGTTGCAAAAGAGTGCAAATCAAATCTCATTGTGTGGATTTCTTTTTTGCTGCGGTCACGACTTCAGATGAGGCAGCAGAGTCCTTGTCAGCACTATTCAGACGAGTTTATAATAAGAATATATTGTTAGATTTGCAAAAGGCAACGTGCATCCTCgcatacattttcatgaagGAGTAGGCTCGCTGGCAGCTGTGCTGTGCTCAGTTCATTTGTCAAAACAGCCTCTACACATTATCGCTACATTTTTAGAACTTTTACAGGCAGTTTTGTGCATCCAAAccacaaacacatctgtgtATTGTGTGGCCGATTGTGGCTGTTGACTCTTGATGACAGATGTAGTATCTTCAGTTTTAACTTTACCAGTGATTGTGCCACTTCCTGCTCCAGGTGCCACTCTGAACATGCGGCCGGCTCCGTTGCCTCTGGAGGACATGGAGTGGAGGCAAACCCCGCCGCCCCTCACTACTGCCCCGGGAACCTTCCGGCTGCGTCGGGGAAGCCGCTTCACTTGGAGGAAAGAGTGCCTGGCTGTGATGGAGAGGTGAGGAGGGAAGGAAAATACGGATTTTTAAGAACAGTAGATAAAAGATGATAGATGGGAGTTTTGTTTCATAACTTCTCGATGATTTCCACAAGGAATCAAGGAAATATTGCAGCCTGTTCTATAAAACTGCCGGACAGTGAGGAAACAAAGCCCCTGACTGTTGTCATACACTCTCAATATTGGCTTGGTTGTACTGCGtcacaacaaacagcagtaacGCCGGCTTGTTGACATCGTCCTTGTGtagtgaaattaatttaatcagTGTGACCCTTCTGCTATTTATAGCTACTTCAACGACAACCAGTATCCAGATGAGGCCAAAAGGGAGGAGATAGCAAACGCCTGCAATGCTGTTATTCAGAAACCAGGTAAACCACAGAGACCAGGAGTGTTTATGTGTAACATGCAAATAATAAACAAGAGTATTCTGAATATTATTATGGAAATTATCCCTATCTACACAATGTCAGTAATGCATCTttgacatttattcatttgataGGTTACTGAGCTGACATGAGTAGCTGATTGATTTAAATTTGGAAAGAAAATGCCCCAatttcactggttccagcttcttaaatgggaatattttctggttttctcaATCCTGTTTGAttgtaaatggaatatctttgggttttttttaatgtcacacaaAGAAAGGAATATGAGTAAGTCAACTTGGGCTTTGGAAAATTGTCATGCATGTTTATTTCTGGTATTTTATAGagcaaacaatgaattgataaATCAAGAAATTAATCGATAgataataatgaaatgaataatgaaaataactgttcgCTGCAGCCCAAGAGGAggttacatttttttatattaaagctGGAATCTGTAACTTTCCAGATGTCACAGACCAACATAGTAACATGATAGCAATTATGTAACTTATATTACTAAACATAATAAGTAAATCTGCATTGTCGACCAGTGTGAGCTGGTAAATAATCTGCTTTTTGTAAATCTCTTCATACCTTTAACTCACTAATGCAGTATAGCACCATATGAACATGTTTTGTGGCTGGGATAACTGAGTAGGTGGTAGTCGAAAATAATAGACAGAATTGCTCAGGGCAAGTAGGTGTTTGCCTGTAATAATGCATGTTACCCACTGCCAGGCTTACTTACCAAGAAATGGTGGATTTGTCCAACAGCAACCCACAGCCaacatgcatatactgtatatctatgTTATGTCTTATTAAAATGTGTCCTTTCAGAGAGCTTTGTGTTCAGGGCATTTTTGGATCTAATGTCTCTGTGACTGTGATCTGAATTTTACAACCAAACATCTGTGAGGCATCTGTTCCTCCTCGTGCAGTGGTGTAAAGTTATTTCCTTTCAACAGTCATTTAACCACCATCGGTTATGAAACAATCTAAGCACAGATAAGAGAGGAACTGACAATGTGAGGGGGCAGAGGGCAGGGgagaagtaaaataaaaaatattagaaCAGACCTGAGACAAAACAAGTTATCATTGTGATGATAGAAAAAGTGTCAGGTAGAATTTTAGAAAGTGATAGAAGATGCGTTGAGTTTAATCAAACTGTCATGTCATTTGTTTCAGGGAAGAAGCTGTCTGATCTGGAGAGGGTCACTTCCCTCAAAGTTTACAACTGGTTCGCCAACCGTCGCAAAGAGATCAAGAGACGGGCTAACATTGGTAATGTGGCTTTAGGGAGGGACCACAGATGTCCTTGAAAGACTTGTGATTACAGCACACtgcatgttttaattacatCCACAATATTTTTGATACATTAAATGGTCCATCATTAATTCATTACATCACTATAATTAGGTTGATTGTTGATCAGTCACCTATGAGTCGCCTGTGATTACCTCTAGCAAAGTATTGTCTTAATTGctatgaagtaaaaaaaaaaaaactcttgcCACTTGCATTAACCTATATGCCAATTACATTTGTAGAACAGAAACTCCATTACTTGCTTGCTAAATGGATCAGTAGAGAAGACAGCCACTGAAAAGTGGCAATATAATTTGGCCAAAGTCTGTGCTAATATGTGGTAATTTGCAAACCTGATGTACCCCCACAACCTGGTCAGATGAACTCAATTACTCCTTCACCACACCACCCACCATGCTCCAAattcatttgattaatttaaaattacatGTCTATTACACGAAAGGGAATACTGTtataatattgttttcattcaatTGAATTGTCTAGGTTGATTAAGTCAAATTTGCTTTCATACTAATGCCATTAGAGTGCcaaaaatgagacattttaacCATTTCcccattacttttagctatttcaaacatttatccATCACCTGTTTGAACTAGTTATCCATTACTTGTAGCTATTTCAATCAATTATTCACTACTCTTTGCtaaatatttcatacatttactcattacttttagctatttcagcaatttaactattttttttacagtatttccaCCAATTATCCATTAATGTTTGCATTTAACTAATGTATTAGTTAAATATATTAGTTTAAGCTAGCTtactatttcaactgtttattacttttagctaactatttaAACCATTTATCTATTACTTTTACCTATTtcaacaatttaacaatttctttTGACTATTTAAACCAGTAGCATTTAACTAATTTATTACCCTTAAGCTAGCTTGCTATTTCAGCTGTTTCATTTTAGCTGTCTATTtaaaccatttatccattagcATTTAACTAATTTATTACCTTTTAAGCTAGCTTGCTATTTCAGCTGTTTCATTTTAGCTATctatttaaaccatttattcaTTAGCATTTAACTAATTTATTACCTTTTAAGATAGCTtactatttcaactgtttactTTTAGCTAtctattttaaccatttatccTCTACTTCAAGCCATCTAAACAgtttattcattacttttctAACTGTTTAGACTTCTCTTTCTGCTTGCTAACTAGTTGTCATGCACAACAGTTAGCGTTCAGGTGTTACAGCTAACTCGATATGGTGATAtatattttctaaataaaatcgtaatttcaattttttcaaATTAGTTCAGCTGCTCCACAATCTCTCCACATAGCCACTGGCAACTGCAGAAGTACGCCCTGGGGTATAAGTAACCCTGGTTTGGATATTATTAGGGATATTATCATTGATATATCGTAAATCTAACAAtccatcctcttcctccaagAAGCCACAATCCTGGAGAGTCATGGAATAGACGTCCAGAGTCCAGGGGGACACTCCAACAGCGACGACATTGATGGGAACGACTTCTCAGAGCAGGTAGAGAATGATTAATGATCTCCAAAGACACATAAAACCAGATTATGTTCCAAACAGTGCTGTATACGACCGGCctgaggaaagagaaagatgtCACTTCTCCTTATGTTACagcttcatgttttcattttttattgtactgtgtcagatttttattaatttctttatatatttcttcaACAAGCATTGTTCCCATTTGTTTTTATGGAATAGCCTCTTGTCAGCCATCCACATTCATCCCTTGGCAAAAGGCTCACTCTGTTCTTGGACAACAGTCAGTATTCCAGTCATTAGTCAAATGTAATTATGCATTTTACATGTCTTTTTGTTCTTACCAAACAATACATCAGCTGACTTTATTAATTAGATTCCCTCTCTTTGGTTAATGTGTTCTCACAGATTCACACAAAAAGACGAATTGCAAAAACGCTGAAAGACTGAACATCTGTCCTTCAGatgaactgaatatatttttccCCAGATATAGAAAGTACATAAAGTTCCCGATCATTGtgaggaatgttttttttttttttttttgaaactgtTGCTCAAGGCACATCAACAAAAGCccactctcttcttctttttttttcctgttaccAATGGAAACAAAGCAGCAATGCTCTGTATTATTCTAGAAACCTACAGATGAAGATTGTCTTTCAATTTAAACCCTCCAGCTTTACTCTCAGTTGCACAACATGCAAAATCTTTACCCTCAGGTCAAGTGAAGGCCGCAAGTAAGAACAGTCAGTTAAAGTGCAGCTAATATGTGATGATCACATAGTGAATGTGTCAAGATAGATTAATTGAGGTCATTGTGAAGGAGAAGAAGTCAGTCTAGATATTTTGAACTATTTCTCAAATTAAAACTTGAGTCGATGCTTTTGAATCCTACCTAACTAAAAGGGTAATTCTACTTTCTCCAGCCATGTGACCTGCCCTATTTTGACAAGAGACCTCTCAGCCGACCATTTGGCCTTTACCGACTGGAGCCCACCTCGCCAACACAGGTACCTCCTCCTGCAGGAACATGCTAACCATGCACACCCATGTttaagagggggaaaaaaaaaatcctcttcaaccatgttttctctgtttttgccATCATGCCAATCGATTACTGTCAACAGTTATCAAATACAACTTTGATCTTTGTGTTGCTGGGAGCACTGACATACAGTCCACTCTGAAAAGAGGCAAAGCGAAATTACAGGTCCTTTCATCATAATACGAGACTGATTGCAGGTCTTTCAGTAGCCGTCAGTGTAGAGTAATCATATAAATGTTGATTTGATACTTATCTTTCATCTGTGACTTCAAATTGAAAATCTAAAGACAGTATtcacatgcccatatgtacacTGAAAGGGTTATTAGATGCTGCAAGATGAAGAGGTCTGTTACTAATGTGTTtccaatggaagtgatggagggaCAAAATCCGCATTCCTCTTTTTGTgctaaaaaatatattcaggtAAGTTCAGCCACAGTTAATGTAAGGCTTCAGTAGTCAGTTAGCCAAAGTAGTAGTCAAGTAATTTTCCAAAGTTACAATCTTTTTATTGCAAACTTTGCTTCTCTAGACAGTTTCTTTGCTGAGCTGCAGCGGAGGGATTGTAAAACAAAGAAGTTTTTTGAGTTTTGTACTGAAAAAGTGGAACTGTGGAAGATACTCACTTTGGACCCACttgtaaaaatgctccatagCGCTACTAGTGCTGAAAAACTCCAGAGAACCTTTAAGCTCTACAGTAAAGTCTGATTAGAATCTGTCAGCATGATGGCAAAAACAAGAAAGCAACATTAATCCATCTACTACAGGTAGAATTcctatttcttttcttttttttcctcctgagCTGAACTCATTCTGAACACCTCTGGCTATTTCATCCCTTGACCTTGGTCCTTGGTCTTCCCACCGCCCCTCCCTGTCTCAGGACGACAGCGCAGCACACAGCGAGCACCAGGACCCCATCTCTCTGGCTGTGGAGATGGCCGCCGTCAACCACACCATCCTGGCCCTGTCCAGAACCGGAGGGGTCCCCAGCGACATCAAGACGGAGTCCCTGGAGGACGAATGAACCCGCACAGGAACTGGGATGGAGGAGGCGACgagagaaatgaaaagagtCGGGAGGGGAAAGGGAAGGAGGAGTAGAAAAGGTGGGAGACAGGGGGGCTTaataaagagaacaaaataaCGCTACTTAGTAAACCTTCTGAATCTGTCCCTCAGCCAGCCCCCTGCCAACTGTTCCTCCTCTCTCGgcttccccctcccctcctcccagAGAGTCCATGTAAACAGTAATTACCCCCCTCTCTCCCtacctcccctcccctcccctcaccccACCCTGCCCAATGTATTGACACAGCTGACGGAAATGGGTCACTAATACATCCTCTTATCTCCAAGTCCCCTacggaaagaagaaaaagggagcAATACAGGCCTTCAGTCCCCAAAAACGGTGGCCCTTGTCTGGGATTGCTTCTCCCTCCTCACAGGATacctcttctctttcctcttcctcatccacACTCTCCTCCTTATCCCCCCTTCTTCCCTCTCCAGCCTGGTTGTCTGAGCCGATCCTCAGTCTATCTCACCTCAACGTCAACCTCAGAAAAATAacgtatactgtatatataatatatatggtTCTTATGGTTCTCAGTCACACTCACCTCATGGTGTgctacctacctacctacctacctacctacctacctacctacgTACCCTCAAAATTCACCTTCTTCATTGTGCAATTTGTTGGAAGAGCAGCCTCCAGCCATTGTCTTGGGaaagacagacggagagagtttccttctctccctctcc contains:
- the hmbox1b gene encoding homeobox-containing protein 1 isoform X2 yields the protein MHANCLEGSRMSEFSEEPRFTIEQIDLLQRLRRSGMTKQEILHALETLDRLDREHGDKFGRRTSSSSSSSSSYGVGGANSCTNNSASNTTTSFNNNNTASATTTSSVSCNGNNGAINSGEGSTGDHSAASASSTTSKISTATQTQYGSGGGLSPSPSNSYDTSSPPGPPPPSAILPSPVSLVALSQNGRDSLAATPNGKLSPPRYPVNSSAAARAFGFETTEEDLDVDDKVEELMRRDSSMVKEEIKAFLGNRRISQAVVAQVTGISQSRISHWLLQHGSDLSEQKKRAFYRWYTLEKTTPGATLNMRPAPLPLEDMEWRQTPPPLTTAPGTFRLRRGSRFTWRKECLAVMESYFNDNQYPDEAKREEIANACNAVIQKPGKKLSDLERVTSLKVYNWFANRRKEIKRRANIATILESHGIDVQSPGGHSNSDDIDGNDFSEQPCDLPYFDKRPLSRPFGLYRLEPTSPTQDDSAAHSEHQDPISLAVEMAAVNHTILALSRTGGVPSDIKTESLEDE
- the hmbox1b gene encoding homeobox-containing protein 1 isoform X3: MHANCLEGRMSEFSEEPRFTIEQIDLLQRLRRSGMTKQEILHALETLDRLDREHGDKFGRRTSSSSSSSSSYGVGGANSCTNNSASNTTTSFNNNNTASATTTSSVSCNGNNGAINSGEGSTGDHSAASASSTTSKISTATQTQYGSGGGLSPSPSNSYDTSSPPGPPPPSAILPSPVSLVALSQNGRDSLAATPNGKLSPPRYPVNSSAAARAFGFETTEEDLDVDDKVEELMRRDSSMVKEEIKAFLGNRRISQAVVAQVTGISQSRISHWLLQHGSDLSEQKKRAFYRWYTLEKTTPGATLNMRPAPLPLEDMEWRQTPPPLTTAPGTFRLRRGSRFTWRKECLAVMESYFNDNQYPDEAKREEIANACNAVIQKPGKKLSDLERVTSLKVYNWFANRRKEIKRRANIEATILESHGIDVQSPGGHSNSDDIDGNDFSEQPCDLPYFDKRPLSRPFGLYRLEPTSPTQDDSAAHSEHQDPISLAVEMAAVNHTILALSRTGGVPSDIKTESLEDE
- the hmbox1b gene encoding homeobox-containing protein 1 isoform X4 codes for the protein MSEFSEEPRFTIEQIDLLQRLRRSGMTKQEILHALETLDRLDREHGDKFGRRTSSSSSSSSSYGVGGANSCTNNSASNTTTSFNNNNTASATTTSSVSCNGNNGAINSGEGSTGDHSAASASSTTSKISTATQTQYGSGGGLSPSPSNSYDTSSPPGPPPPSAILPSPVSLVALSQNGRDSLAATPNGKLSPPRYPVNSSAAARAFGFETTEEDLDVDDKVEELMRRDSSMVKEEIKAFLGNRRISQAVVAQVTGISQSRISHWLLQHGSDLSEQKKRAFYRWYTLEKTTPGATLNMRPAPLPLEDMEWRQTPPPLTTAPGTFRLRRGSRFTWRKECLAVMESYFNDNQYPDEAKREEIANACNAVIQKPGKKLSDLERVTSLKVYNWFANRRKEIKRRANIEATILESHGIDVQSPGGHSNSDDIDGNDFSEQPCDLPYFDKRPLSRPFGLYRLEPTSPTQDDSAAHSEHQDPISLAVEMAAVNHTILALSRTGGVPSDIKTESLEDE
- the hmbox1b gene encoding homeobox-containing protein 1 isoform X5, whose protein sequence is MHANCLEGSRMSEFSEEPRFTIEQIDLLQRLRRSGMTKQEILHALETLDRLDREHGDKFGRRTSSSSSSSSSYGVGGANSCTNNSASNTTTSFNNNNTASATTTSSVSCNGNNGAINSGEGSTGDHSAASASSTTSKISTATQTQYGSGGGLSPSPSNSYDTSSPPGPPPPSAILPSPVSLVALSQNGRDSLAATPNGKLSPPRYPVNSSAAARAFGFETTEEDLDVDDKVEELMRRDSSMVKEEIKAFLGNRRISQAVVAQVTGISQSRISHWLLQHGSDLSEQKKRAFYRWYTLEKTTPGATLNMRPAPLPLEDMEWRQTPPPLTTAPGTFRLRRGSRFTWRKECLAVMESYFNDNQYPDEAKREEIANACNAVIQKPGKKLSDLERVTSLKVYNWFANRRKEIKRRANIEATILESHGIDVQSPGGHSNSDDIDGNDFSEQPCDLPYFDKRPLSRPFGLYRLEPTSPTQLNSF
- the hmbox1b gene encoding homeobox-containing protein 1 isoform X1; translation: MHANCLEGSRMSEFSEEPRFTIEQIDLLQRLRRSGMTKQEILHALETLDRLDREHGDKFGRRTSSSSSSSSSYGVGGANSCTNNSASNTTTSFNNNNTASATTTSSVSCNGNNGAINSGEGSTGDHSAASASSTTSKISTATQTQYGSGGGLSPSPSNSYDTSSPPGPPPPSAILPSPVSLVALSQNGRDSLAATPNGKLSPPRYPVNSSAAARAFGFETTEEDLDVDDKVEELMRRDSSMVKEEIKAFLGNRRISQAVVAQVTGISQSRISHWLLQHGSDLSEQKKRAFYRWYTLEKTTPGATLNMRPAPLPLEDMEWRQTPPPLTTAPGTFRLRRGSRFTWRKECLAVMESYFNDNQYPDEAKREEIANACNAVIQKPGKKLSDLERVTSLKVYNWFANRRKEIKRRANIEATILESHGIDVQSPGGHSNSDDIDGNDFSEQPCDLPYFDKRPLSRPFGLYRLEPTSPTQDDSAAHSEHQDPISLAVEMAAVNHTILALSRTGGVPSDIKTESLEDE